The following proteins come from a genomic window of Anas platyrhynchos isolate ZD024472 breed Pekin duck chromosome 20, IASCAAS_PekinDuck_T2T, whole genome shotgun sequence:
- the ANKRD13B gene encoding ankyrin repeat domain-containing protein 13B isoform X1, producing the protein MLASCSGRKGPEGRYPLHYLVWHNRARDLERELSAKQADIEQLDPRGRTPLHLATTLGHLECARVLLKHGADVGKENRSGWTVLQEAVSTRDLELVQLVLRYRDYQRAIKRLAGIPILLEKLRKAQDFYVEMKWEFTSWAHPGDAGWPRPRLGYRRLPPVPLVSKICPSDTYKVWKSGQNLRVDTTLLGFDHMTWQRGNRSFVFRGQDTSAVVMEIDHDRRVVYSETLALAGHDQEVLLAAVQPTEEQVMGRLTAPVVTTQLDTKNIAFERNKSGILGWRSEKTEMVNGYEAKVYGASNVELITRTRTEHLSDQHKGKSKGSKTPLQSFLGIAEQHVGPNNGTLITQTLSHANPTAITPEEYFNPNFELGNRDMGRPMELTTKTQKFKAKLWLCEDHPLSLCEQVAPIIDLMAISNALFAKLRDFITLRLPPGFPVKIEIPIFHILNARITFGNLNGCDEPVSSLRHSPSSEAPSPSSDSSSVSSSSSLTSCRACEMDPALFEVPRGYSVVGTHQDALREDEDDLLQFAIQQSLLEAGSEYDQVTIWEALTNSKPGTHPMSHEGRRGDRLDSPAHGSPPSPGQPVSGGGRGSRGAAPQLRGAAALGHGAVGAGAGGGREEDEAGGRGAAAHPAALPDRQVTPR; encoded by the exons ATGCTCGCGTCTTGCTCGGGCAGGAAGGGGCCGGAGGGCAGGTACCCGCTGCACTACCTCGTCTGGCACAACCGAGCCCGGGACCTGGAGCGGGAGCTCAGCGCCAAGCAG GCCGACATCGAGCAGCTGGACCCCCGAGGACGCACCCCGCTGCACCTGGCCACCACGCTGGGCCACCTCGAGTGCGCCCGGGTGCTGCTGAAGCATGGAGCTGACGTGGGCAAGGAGAACCGCAGCGGCTGGACGG tgctgcaggaggccGTGAGCACCCGGGACCTGGAGCTGGTGCAGCTGGTCCTGCGCTACCGCGACTACCAGCGAGCCATCAAGCGCCTGGCCGGGATCCCCATCCTGCTGGAGAAGCTGCGCAAG GCCCAGGACTTCTACGTGGAGATGAAGTGGGAATTCACCAGCTGGG CCCACCCGGGGGACGCAGGGTGGCCCCGTCCCCGGCTGGGCTATCGCCGTCTCCCCCCAGTGCCGCTGGTGTCCAAGATCTGCCCCAGCGACACGTACAAGGTGTGGAAGAGCGGCCAGAACCTGCGGGTGGACACCACGCTGCTGGGCTTTGACCATATGACCTGGCAGCGGGGCAACCGCAGCTTCGTCTTCCGCGGGCAGG ACACCAGCGCCGTGGTGATGGAGATCGACCACGACCGGCGGGTGGTCTACTCGGAGACGCTGGCCCTGGCCGGCCACGaccaggaggtgctgctggctgctgtgcagCCCACGGAGGAGCAGGTGATGGGGCGGCTCACGGCCCCTGTCGTCACCACCCAGCTCGACACCAAGAACATCGCCTTCGAGAG GAACAAATCCGGGATCCTGGGCTGGCGGAGCGAGAAGACGGAGATGGTGAACGGGTACGAGGCCAag GTCTACGGGGCGTCCAACGTGGAGCTGATCACGCGGACGCGGACCGAGCACCTCTCGGACCAGCACAAGGGCAAGAGCAAAG GCAGTAAGACCCCGCTGCAGTCCTTCCTGGGCATCGCCGAGCAGCACGTGGGGCCCAACAACGGG ACGCTGATCACGCAGACGCTGAGCCACGCCAACCCCACGGCCATCACCCCCGAGGAGTACTTCAACCCCAACTTCGAGCTGGGCAACCGGGACATGGGGCGGCCCATGGAGCTCACCACCAAGACGCAGAA GTTCAAGGCGAAGCTGTGGCTGTGCGAGGACCACCCGCTGTCCCTCTGCGAGCAGGTCGCCCCCATCATCGACCTGATGGCGATCAGCAACGCGCTCTTCGCCAAGCTGCGGGACTTCATCACCCTGCGCCTCCCGCCCGGCTTCCCCGTCAAAATCG AAATCCCCATCTTCCACATCCTCAACGCCCGCATCACTTTTGGGAACCTCAACGGGTGCGACGAGCCCGTCAGCTCCCTGcggcacagccccagcagcgaGGCGCCCTCGCCCAGCAGCGACTCCTCCAGCgtcagcagctccagctccctca CGTCGTGCCGGGCATGTGAGATGGACCCGGCGCTCTTCGAGGTGCCGCGGGGGTACAGCGTGGTGGGCACCCACCAGGACGCCCTGCGGGAGGACGAGGACGACCTGCTGCAGTTCGCCATCCAGCAGAGCCTGCTGGAGGCGGGCAGCGAGTACGACCAG GTCACCATCTGGGAGGCTCTGACCAACAGCAAGCCGGGCAcccaccccatgtcccacgAGGGCCGCCGAGGAGACAGGTTG GACTCCCCAGCACACggcagccccccgagccccgggCAGCCCGTctccgggggggggcgggggtccCGGGGCGCTGCTCCCCAGCTACGCGGAGCAGCTGCGCTTGGCCATGGCGCTGTCGGCgcgggagcaggaggaggccgAGAGGAGGAcgaggcaggaggaagaggagctgcagcgcatcctgcagctctccctgaCCGACAAGTGACCCCCCGCTGA
- the ANKRD13B gene encoding ankyrin repeat domain-containing protein 13B isoform X4 encodes MLASCSGRKGPEGRYPLHYLVWHNRARDLERELSAKQADIEQLDPRGRTPLHLATTLGHLECARVLLKHGADVGKENRSGWTVLQEAVSTRDLELVQLVLRYRDYQRAIKRLAGIPILLEKLRKAQDFYVEMKWEFTSWGWPRPRLGYRRLPPVPLVSKICPSDTYKVWKSGQNLRVDTTLLGFDHMTWQRGNRSFVFRGQDTSAVVMEIDHDRRVVYSETLALAGHDQEVLLAAVQPTEEQVMGRLTAPVVTTQLDTKNIAFERNKSGILGWRSEKTEMVNGYEAKVYGASNVELITRTRTEHLSDQHKGKSKGSKTPLQSFLGIAEQHVGPNNGTLITQTLSHANPTAITPEEYFNPNFELGNRDMGRPMELTTKTQKFKAKLWLCEDHPLSLCEQVAPIIDLMAISNALFAKLRDFITLRLPPGFPVKIEIPIFHILNARITFGNLNGCDEPVSSLRHSPSSEAPSPSSDSSSVSSSSSLTSCRACEMDPALFEVPRGYSVVGTHQDALREDEDDLLQFAIQQSLLEAGSEYDQVTIWEALTNSKPGTHPMSHEGRRGDRLDSPAHGSPPSPGQPVSGGGRGSRGAAPQLRGAAALGHGAVGAGAGGGREEDEAGGRGAAAHPAALPDRQVTPR; translated from the exons ATGCTCGCGTCTTGCTCGGGCAGGAAGGGGCCGGAGGGCAGGTACCCGCTGCACTACCTCGTCTGGCACAACCGAGCCCGGGACCTGGAGCGGGAGCTCAGCGCCAAGCAG GCCGACATCGAGCAGCTGGACCCCCGAGGACGCACCCCGCTGCACCTGGCCACCACGCTGGGCCACCTCGAGTGCGCCCGGGTGCTGCTGAAGCATGGAGCTGACGTGGGCAAGGAGAACCGCAGCGGCTGGACGG tgctgcaggaggccGTGAGCACCCGGGACCTGGAGCTGGTGCAGCTGGTCCTGCGCTACCGCGACTACCAGCGAGCCATCAAGCGCCTGGCCGGGATCCCCATCCTGCTGGAGAAGCTGCGCAAG GCCCAGGACTTCTACGTGGAGATGAAGTGGGAATTCACCAGCTGGG GGTGGCCCCGTCCCCGGCTGGGCTATCGCCGTCTCCCCCCAGTGCCGCTGGTGTCCAAGATCTGCCCCAGCGACACGTACAAGGTGTGGAAGAGCGGCCAGAACCTGCGGGTGGACACCACGCTGCTGGGCTTTGACCATATGACCTGGCAGCGGGGCAACCGCAGCTTCGTCTTCCGCGGGCAGG ACACCAGCGCCGTGGTGATGGAGATCGACCACGACCGGCGGGTGGTCTACTCGGAGACGCTGGCCCTGGCCGGCCACGaccaggaggtgctgctggctgctgtgcagCCCACGGAGGAGCAGGTGATGGGGCGGCTCACGGCCCCTGTCGTCACCACCCAGCTCGACACCAAGAACATCGCCTTCGAGAG GAACAAATCCGGGATCCTGGGCTGGCGGAGCGAGAAGACGGAGATGGTGAACGGGTACGAGGCCAag GTCTACGGGGCGTCCAACGTGGAGCTGATCACGCGGACGCGGACCGAGCACCTCTCGGACCAGCACAAGGGCAAGAGCAAAG GCAGTAAGACCCCGCTGCAGTCCTTCCTGGGCATCGCCGAGCAGCACGTGGGGCCCAACAACGGG ACGCTGATCACGCAGACGCTGAGCCACGCCAACCCCACGGCCATCACCCCCGAGGAGTACTTCAACCCCAACTTCGAGCTGGGCAACCGGGACATGGGGCGGCCCATGGAGCTCACCACCAAGACGCAGAA GTTCAAGGCGAAGCTGTGGCTGTGCGAGGACCACCCGCTGTCCCTCTGCGAGCAGGTCGCCCCCATCATCGACCTGATGGCGATCAGCAACGCGCTCTTCGCCAAGCTGCGGGACTTCATCACCCTGCGCCTCCCGCCCGGCTTCCCCGTCAAAATCG AAATCCCCATCTTCCACATCCTCAACGCCCGCATCACTTTTGGGAACCTCAACGGGTGCGACGAGCCCGTCAGCTCCCTGcggcacagccccagcagcgaGGCGCCCTCGCCCAGCAGCGACTCCTCCAGCgtcagcagctccagctccctca CGTCGTGCCGGGCATGTGAGATGGACCCGGCGCTCTTCGAGGTGCCGCGGGGGTACAGCGTGGTGGGCACCCACCAGGACGCCCTGCGGGAGGACGAGGACGACCTGCTGCAGTTCGCCATCCAGCAGAGCCTGCTGGAGGCGGGCAGCGAGTACGACCAG GTCACCATCTGGGAGGCTCTGACCAACAGCAAGCCGGGCAcccaccccatgtcccacgAGGGCCGCCGAGGAGACAGGTTG GACTCCCCAGCACACggcagccccccgagccccgggCAGCCCGTctccgggggggggcgggggtccCGGGGCGCTGCTCCCCAGCTACGCGGAGCAGCTGCGCTTGGCCATGGCGCTGTCGGCgcgggagcaggaggaggccgAGAGGAGGAcgaggcaggaggaagaggagctgcagcgcatcctgcagctctccctgaCCGACAAGTGACCCCCCGCTGA
- the ANKRD13B gene encoding ankyrin repeat domain-containing protein 13B isoform X5 — protein MLASCSGRKGPEGRYPLHYLVWHNRARDLERELSAKQADIEQLDPRGRTPLHLATTLGHLECARVLLKHGADVGKENRSGWTVLQEAVSTRDLELVQLVLRYRDYQRAIKRLAGIPILLEKLRKAQDFYVEMKWEFTSWVPLVSKICPSDTYKVWKSGQNLRVDTTLLGFDHMTWQRGNRSFVFRGQDTSAVVMEIDHDRRVVYSETLALAGHDQEVLLAAVQPTEEQVMGRLTAPVVTTQLDTKNIAFERNKSGILGWRSEKTEMVNGYEAKVYGASNVELITRTRTEHLSDQHKGKSKGSKTPLQSFLGIAEQHVGPNNGTLITQTLSHANPTAITPEEYFNPNFELGNRDMGRPMELTTKTQKFKAKLWLCEDHPLSLCEQVAPIIDLMAISNALFAKLRDFITLRLPPGFPVKIEIPIFHILNARITFGNLNGCDEPVSSLRHSPSSEAPSPSSDSSSVSSSSSLTSCRACEMDPALFEVPRGYSVVGTHQDALREDEDDLLQFAIQQSLLEAGSEYDQVTIWEALTNSKPGTHPMSHEGRRGDRLDSPAHGSPPSPGQPVSGGGRGSRGAAPQLRGAAALGHGAVGAGAGGGREEDEAGGRGAAAHPAALPDRQVTPR, from the exons ATGCTCGCGTCTTGCTCGGGCAGGAAGGGGCCGGAGGGCAGGTACCCGCTGCACTACCTCGTCTGGCACAACCGAGCCCGGGACCTGGAGCGGGAGCTCAGCGCCAAGCAG GCCGACATCGAGCAGCTGGACCCCCGAGGACGCACCCCGCTGCACCTGGCCACCACGCTGGGCCACCTCGAGTGCGCCCGGGTGCTGCTGAAGCATGGAGCTGACGTGGGCAAGGAGAACCGCAGCGGCTGGACGG tgctgcaggaggccGTGAGCACCCGGGACCTGGAGCTGGTGCAGCTGGTCCTGCGCTACCGCGACTACCAGCGAGCCATCAAGCGCCTGGCCGGGATCCCCATCCTGCTGGAGAAGCTGCGCAAG GCCCAGGACTTCTACGTGGAGATGAAGTGGGAATTCACCAGCTGGG TGCCGCTGGTGTCCAAGATCTGCCCCAGCGACACGTACAAGGTGTGGAAGAGCGGCCAGAACCTGCGGGTGGACACCACGCTGCTGGGCTTTGACCATATGACCTGGCAGCGGGGCAACCGCAGCTTCGTCTTCCGCGGGCAGG ACACCAGCGCCGTGGTGATGGAGATCGACCACGACCGGCGGGTGGTCTACTCGGAGACGCTGGCCCTGGCCGGCCACGaccaggaggtgctgctggctgctgtgcagCCCACGGAGGAGCAGGTGATGGGGCGGCTCACGGCCCCTGTCGTCACCACCCAGCTCGACACCAAGAACATCGCCTTCGAGAG GAACAAATCCGGGATCCTGGGCTGGCGGAGCGAGAAGACGGAGATGGTGAACGGGTACGAGGCCAag GTCTACGGGGCGTCCAACGTGGAGCTGATCACGCGGACGCGGACCGAGCACCTCTCGGACCAGCACAAGGGCAAGAGCAAAG GCAGTAAGACCCCGCTGCAGTCCTTCCTGGGCATCGCCGAGCAGCACGTGGGGCCCAACAACGGG ACGCTGATCACGCAGACGCTGAGCCACGCCAACCCCACGGCCATCACCCCCGAGGAGTACTTCAACCCCAACTTCGAGCTGGGCAACCGGGACATGGGGCGGCCCATGGAGCTCACCACCAAGACGCAGAA GTTCAAGGCGAAGCTGTGGCTGTGCGAGGACCACCCGCTGTCCCTCTGCGAGCAGGTCGCCCCCATCATCGACCTGATGGCGATCAGCAACGCGCTCTTCGCCAAGCTGCGGGACTTCATCACCCTGCGCCTCCCGCCCGGCTTCCCCGTCAAAATCG AAATCCCCATCTTCCACATCCTCAACGCCCGCATCACTTTTGGGAACCTCAACGGGTGCGACGAGCCCGTCAGCTCCCTGcggcacagccccagcagcgaGGCGCCCTCGCCCAGCAGCGACTCCTCCAGCgtcagcagctccagctccctca CGTCGTGCCGGGCATGTGAGATGGACCCGGCGCTCTTCGAGGTGCCGCGGGGGTACAGCGTGGTGGGCACCCACCAGGACGCCCTGCGGGAGGACGAGGACGACCTGCTGCAGTTCGCCATCCAGCAGAGCCTGCTGGAGGCGGGCAGCGAGTACGACCAG GTCACCATCTGGGAGGCTCTGACCAACAGCAAGCCGGGCAcccaccccatgtcccacgAGGGCCGCCGAGGAGACAGGTTG GACTCCCCAGCACACggcagccccccgagccccgggCAGCCCGTctccgggggggggcgggggtccCGGGGCGCTGCTCCCCAGCTACGCGGAGCAGCTGCGCTTGGCCATGGCGCTGTCGGCgcgggagcaggaggaggccgAGAGGAGGAcgaggcaggaggaagaggagctgcagcgcatcctgcagctctccctgaCCGACAAGTGACCCCCCGCTGA
- the ANKRD13B gene encoding ankyrin repeat domain-containing protein 13B isoform X6: MLASCSGRKGPEGRYPLHYLVWHNRARDLERELSAKQADIEQLDPRGRTPLHLATTLGHLECARVLLKHGADVGKENRSGWTVLQEAVSTRDLELVQLVLRYRDYQRAIKRLAGIPILLEKLRKAQDFYVEMKWEFTSWVPLVSKICPSDTYKVWKSGQNLRVDTTLLGFDHMTWQRGNRSFVFRGQDTSAVVMEIDHDRRVVYSETLALAGHDQEVLLAAVQPTEEQVMGRLTAPVVTTQLDTKNIAFERNKSGILGWRSEKTEMVNGYEAKVYGASNVELITRTRTEHLSDQHKGKSKGSKTPLQSFLGIAEQHVGPNNGTLITQTLSHANPTAITPEEYFNPNFELGNRDMGRPMELTTKTQKFKAKLWLCEDHPLSLCEQVAPIIDLMAISNALFAKLRDFITLRLPPGFPVKIEIPIFHILNARITFGNLNGCDEPVSSLRHSPSSEAPSPSSDSSSVSSSSSLTSCRACEMDPALFEVPRGYSVVGTHQDALREDEDDLLQFAIQQSLLEAGSEYDQVTIWEALTNSKPGTHPMSHEGRRGDRLVRTPQHTAAPRAPGSPSPGGGGGPGALLPSYAEQLRLAMALSAREQEEAERRTRQEEEELQRILQLSLTDK, translated from the exons ATGCTCGCGTCTTGCTCGGGCAGGAAGGGGCCGGAGGGCAGGTACCCGCTGCACTACCTCGTCTGGCACAACCGAGCCCGGGACCTGGAGCGGGAGCTCAGCGCCAAGCAG GCCGACATCGAGCAGCTGGACCCCCGAGGACGCACCCCGCTGCACCTGGCCACCACGCTGGGCCACCTCGAGTGCGCCCGGGTGCTGCTGAAGCATGGAGCTGACGTGGGCAAGGAGAACCGCAGCGGCTGGACGG tgctgcaggaggccGTGAGCACCCGGGACCTGGAGCTGGTGCAGCTGGTCCTGCGCTACCGCGACTACCAGCGAGCCATCAAGCGCCTGGCCGGGATCCCCATCCTGCTGGAGAAGCTGCGCAAG GCCCAGGACTTCTACGTGGAGATGAAGTGGGAATTCACCAGCTGGG TGCCGCTGGTGTCCAAGATCTGCCCCAGCGACACGTACAAGGTGTGGAAGAGCGGCCAGAACCTGCGGGTGGACACCACGCTGCTGGGCTTTGACCATATGACCTGGCAGCGGGGCAACCGCAGCTTCGTCTTCCGCGGGCAGG ACACCAGCGCCGTGGTGATGGAGATCGACCACGACCGGCGGGTGGTCTACTCGGAGACGCTGGCCCTGGCCGGCCACGaccaggaggtgctgctggctgctgtgcagCCCACGGAGGAGCAGGTGATGGGGCGGCTCACGGCCCCTGTCGTCACCACCCAGCTCGACACCAAGAACATCGCCTTCGAGAG GAACAAATCCGGGATCCTGGGCTGGCGGAGCGAGAAGACGGAGATGGTGAACGGGTACGAGGCCAag GTCTACGGGGCGTCCAACGTGGAGCTGATCACGCGGACGCGGACCGAGCACCTCTCGGACCAGCACAAGGGCAAGAGCAAAG GCAGTAAGACCCCGCTGCAGTCCTTCCTGGGCATCGCCGAGCAGCACGTGGGGCCCAACAACGGG ACGCTGATCACGCAGACGCTGAGCCACGCCAACCCCACGGCCATCACCCCCGAGGAGTACTTCAACCCCAACTTCGAGCTGGGCAACCGGGACATGGGGCGGCCCATGGAGCTCACCACCAAGACGCAGAA GTTCAAGGCGAAGCTGTGGCTGTGCGAGGACCACCCGCTGTCCCTCTGCGAGCAGGTCGCCCCCATCATCGACCTGATGGCGATCAGCAACGCGCTCTTCGCCAAGCTGCGGGACTTCATCACCCTGCGCCTCCCGCCCGGCTTCCCCGTCAAAATCG AAATCCCCATCTTCCACATCCTCAACGCCCGCATCACTTTTGGGAACCTCAACGGGTGCGACGAGCCCGTCAGCTCCCTGcggcacagccccagcagcgaGGCGCCCTCGCCCAGCAGCGACTCCTCCAGCgtcagcagctccagctccctca CGTCGTGCCGGGCATGTGAGATGGACCCGGCGCTCTTCGAGGTGCCGCGGGGGTACAGCGTGGTGGGCACCCACCAGGACGCCCTGCGGGAGGACGAGGACGACCTGCTGCAGTTCGCCATCCAGCAGAGCCTGCTGGAGGCGGGCAGCGAGTACGACCAG GTCACCATCTGGGAGGCTCTGACCAACAGCAAGCCGGGCAcccaccccatgtcccacgAGGGCCGCCGAGGAGACAGGTTGGTAAG GACTCCCCAGCACACggcagccccccgagccccgggCAGCCCGTctccgggggggggcgggggtccCGGGGCGCTGCTCCCCAGCTACGCGGAGCAGCTGCGCTTGGCCATGGCGCTGTCGGCgcgggagcaggaggaggccgAGAGGAGGAcgaggcaggaggaagaggagctgcagcgcatcctgcagctctccctgaCCGACAAGTGA
- the ANKRD13B gene encoding ankyrin repeat domain-containing protein 13B isoform X3: MLASCSGRKGPEGRYPLHYLVWHNRARDLERELSAKQADIEQLDPRGRTPLHLATTLGHLECARVLLKHGADVGKENRSGWTVLQEAVSTRDLELVQLVLRYRDYQRAIKRLAGIPILLEKLRKAQDFYVEMKWEFTSWAHPGDAGWPRPRLGYRRLPPVPLVSKICPSDTYKVWKSGQNLRVDTTLLGFDHMTWQRGNRSFVFRGQDTSAVVMEIDHDRRVVYSETLALAGHDQEVLLAAVQPTEEQVMGRLTAPVVTTQLDTKNIAFERNKSGILGWRSEKTEMVNGYEAKVYGASNVELITRTRTEHLSDQHKGKSKGSKTPLQSFLGIAEQHVGPNNGTLITQTLSHANPTAITPEEYFNPNFELGNRDMGRPMELTTKTQKFKAKLWLCEDHPLSLCEQVAPIIDLMAISNALFAKLRDFITLRLPPGFPVKIEIPIFHILNARITFGNLNGCDEPVSSLRHSPSSEAPSPSSDSSSVSSSSSLTSCRACEMDPALFEVPRGYSVVGTHQDALREDEDDLLQFAIQQSLLEAGSEYDQVTIWEALTNSKPGTHPMSHEGRRGDRTPQHTAAPRAPGSPSPGGGGGPGALLPSYAEQLRLAMALSAREQEEAERRTRQEEEELQRILQLSLTDK; the protein is encoded by the exons ATGCTCGCGTCTTGCTCGGGCAGGAAGGGGCCGGAGGGCAGGTACCCGCTGCACTACCTCGTCTGGCACAACCGAGCCCGGGACCTGGAGCGGGAGCTCAGCGCCAAGCAG GCCGACATCGAGCAGCTGGACCCCCGAGGACGCACCCCGCTGCACCTGGCCACCACGCTGGGCCACCTCGAGTGCGCCCGGGTGCTGCTGAAGCATGGAGCTGACGTGGGCAAGGAGAACCGCAGCGGCTGGACGG tgctgcaggaggccGTGAGCACCCGGGACCTGGAGCTGGTGCAGCTGGTCCTGCGCTACCGCGACTACCAGCGAGCCATCAAGCGCCTGGCCGGGATCCCCATCCTGCTGGAGAAGCTGCGCAAG GCCCAGGACTTCTACGTGGAGATGAAGTGGGAATTCACCAGCTGGG CCCACCCGGGGGACGCAGGGTGGCCCCGTCCCCGGCTGGGCTATCGCCGTCTCCCCCCAGTGCCGCTGGTGTCCAAGATCTGCCCCAGCGACACGTACAAGGTGTGGAAGAGCGGCCAGAACCTGCGGGTGGACACCACGCTGCTGGGCTTTGACCATATGACCTGGCAGCGGGGCAACCGCAGCTTCGTCTTCCGCGGGCAGG ACACCAGCGCCGTGGTGATGGAGATCGACCACGACCGGCGGGTGGTCTACTCGGAGACGCTGGCCCTGGCCGGCCACGaccaggaggtgctgctggctgctgtgcagCCCACGGAGGAGCAGGTGATGGGGCGGCTCACGGCCCCTGTCGTCACCACCCAGCTCGACACCAAGAACATCGCCTTCGAGAG GAACAAATCCGGGATCCTGGGCTGGCGGAGCGAGAAGACGGAGATGGTGAACGGGTACGAGGCCAag GTCTACGGGGCGTCCAACGTGGAGCTGATCACGCGGACGCGGACCGAGCACCTCTCGGACCAGCACAAGGGCAAGAGCAAAG GCAGTAAGACCCCGCTGCAGTCCTTCCTGGGCATCGCCGAGCAGCACGTGGGGCCCAACAACGGG ACGCTGATCACGCAGACGCTGAGCCACGCCAACCCCACGGCCATCACCCCCGAGGAGTACTTCAACCCCAACTTCGAGCTGGGCAACCGGGACATGGGGCGGCCCATGGAGCTCACCACCAAGACGCAGAA GTTCAAGGCGAAGCTGTGGCTGTGCGAGGACCACCCGCTGTCCCTCTGCGAGCAGGTCGCCCCCATCATCGACCTGATGGCGATCAGCAACGCGCTCTTCGCCAAGCTGCGGGACTTCATCACCCTGCGCCTCCCGCCCGGCTTCCCCGTCAAAATCG AAATCCCCATCTTCCACATCCTCAACGCCCGCATCACTTTTGGGAACCTCAACGGGTGCGACGAGCCCGTCAGCTCCCTGcggcacagccccagcagcgaGGCGCCCTCGCCCAGCAGCGACTCCTCCAGCgtcagcagctccagctccctca CGTCGTGCCGGGCATGTGAGATGGACCCGGCGCTCTTCGAGGTGCCGCGGGGGTACAGCGTGGTGGGCACCCACCAGGACGCCCTGCGGGAGGACGAGGACGACCTGCTGCAGTTCGCCATCCAGCAGAGCCTGCTGGAGGCGGGCAGCGAGTACGACCAG GTCACCATCTGGGAGGCTCTGACCAACAGCAAGCCGGGCAcccaccccatgtcccacgAGGGCCGCCGAGGAGACAG GACTCCCCAGCACACggcagccccccgagccccgggCAGCCCGTctccgggggggggcgggggtccCGGGGCGCTGCTCCCCAGCTACGCGGAGCAGCTGCGCTTGGCCATGGCGCTGTCGGCgcgggagcaggaggaggccgAGAGGAGGAcgaggcaggaggaagaggagctgcagcgcatcctgcagctctccctgaCCGACAAGTGA